One Nocardia huaxiensis genomic window, ATGCTGCCGATACCCCTGCCCGTGGCCGGTGCGCGATGACCGCCACGCTGCAACGCTTTTCACTGCTGATCACCGCGATCCACGACGCCGGCACCGATCCCGGGCGCTGGGACGAGGTGATCGCCGACATCACAACCGCTTTCGGCACGGTGGCCGGATTCCTCGTCATTGCCGACCCGGCCGGTGGGCGACATTCGGTGCACGCCTGCGGAATCGGCGGGCAGGAACTCCGCGACCGGATCGACGGCCTGGCCGAGCGGATGGCCCGGCACCCGGTTCGCGGCCTCGCCGACGCTGAGTTCGAGACGCCGCCGACGCCGTCCGGCCCGCTGGCCGCCCGGCTCAGCGCTGACCCGCCCTGGTCCTGGATCTGCCTGGAATCGGTTGACTCGCAGTCCGATTCAGACGCCCGAACGCTGCTGAACGCCCTGGTTCCACACCTCGTGCAGGCGCTGCGCACCCGGTCGCGACTGGCCGAGCTGGCCTGGGAACGCACGCTCGCGCTGGCGACCCTGGAGAAGGCCCGCCACGGAATCCTGATCGTCGCCCCGGACACGGCGCTGATCTTCGCCAACTCCCGGGCCGCGGATCTCACCGCCGATCTGGACGG contains:
- a CDS encoding helix-turn-helix transcriptional regulator, with the protein product MTATLQRFSLLITAIHDAGTDPGRWDEVIADITTAFGTVAGFLVIADPAGGRHSVHACGIGGQELRDRIDGLAERMARHPVRGLADAEFETPPTPSGPLAARLSADPPWSWICLESVDSQSDSDARTLLNALVPHLVQALRTRSRLAELAWERTLALATLEKARHGILIVAPDTALIFANSRAADLTADLDGLAVDAFGRLRATSPAAQPRLHRLIADAAGPAGMSGSLALTRPSVKRPLTIHAGPLDGQPQHRAVLLLVFDPEHDPGLPPTTLHELYGLTETESLVARGVLRGDGLPAVAAQLCVSLSTARTHLQHIFVKTGTHRQAELVRLLATVALAAQ